The DNA sequence aaaacaacaacccagaagtacaattatttgtattttcactggtacaatacatcTAAAATACAAGGCAATTGAAATGTCTCTTCTGCGTACTACATTAATACTGCCTCTCACTGGGACTTCTTGACCAATATATGTGCATATCATCATTTTCAGTGGTCTCAACTGTGACCCCTTATTCTTTGGCCACAAACAGTTCTACGTGGCTTCACTAATTATAGACACAGAAGCTCCTATGTCCACGTCCATGGTTATGCTTTTCCCATTAACAATAACATCCACTtgcagtggtttttctttatagtCTTGTCTAACAATGTTGTACATAGTGTACACTTCATCTGTGCCCTTATGCtatcctgtacagtagggccctgctttgcggcgttccgctaatccagcagctttcaattagagtaaggccccactcatacggcgcttgctccgcttttatggcgtttttcgggtgtcgggcgccattctattgaatgagttctgcttttcggcaggttttgcttttcggcgggggtctggaacgtaacctgccatatgagtgcggCCCTACCGTGCTTGCCATCTGGTGAATCTACTTCTTGCTAACTTCCTTCCCCTTTGTCTGCGCCCTTTTTCTATGACACATTTTTGGCTAAGATGGCAAAACCAGCACTTGCTGCTTCTGTGGGGGCATGGGTGGCCATCATGTTTCCCTCCACAGCGAAAACAGGGTGTTGCACCATGTAAGTGGTTTCTCTCTTTACCTGAACAGTCCTTTTTAGCCAATGTGGTACTGGATAATTTATGGATGGTGGCAGTAAGTGCCTGGGCATCACTTGGACGTTGAGAGAGTGCCTGTAAATCTAAAGCGTGCTGAGCTGCAACCTCCGCGCTTTGTGCAATTTTCCGGGCTTATTAAAAGTCTAAACTGGATTCTGCCAATAAGCGCCTCTGAATCCTCTCATCATTGGTGCCACAGACCAGCCGGTCCCTCAGCATGGCATTCAAGGTGTCTCCAAACTCACAATGCTCTGACAGGCGACGCAGTTCTGCTACATAAACTGCCACAGACATCCCAGGAGAGCGTGAAAAACTGTTGAACTGAAATCGCTGCACAATTTCAGATTGCTTGGGGTTGTGGTGATCTGAGACAATCCCAGTCAAGTCCTCAAAGGATTTGGCACTGGGATTTTCAGGAGCAACCAAACTCCTCATCAGTCCATATGACTTTGCTCCACAAACACTCAGCAAAATAGCACGCTTCTTGCTATCATCATTAATATAATTAGTAATGAAGTACTGGAACGAAAGTATACTCTCTGTATACAGCACCCAGTCCTCCTGATCAGCATCAAACTCCTTCATAAGTCCATAAACAGCCATTTTCCTATCACACTGCTACTCACAATGTGTGAAGAAATCCAGGAGACCCATGCATCCAGTTTACCTTTGTCGCCAATATATGTTGGCTACACCAGTAAGATGCAAACAATAACTGGGTTTATTTCATAGTTTTTTTTCACAGTTCTCAGTTTGTAATCCATCTTGGAACCATCCCCTGCAAGCACAGGCTTCAGGCATGCTCAGATCCAACCTTTCTAAAAAGAACACTTTACCTTTTTGGCCGCTAAGTGGAAACCACGTGAACGTATCTTACGCAAACGTTCTCCTACACTTCAGCGCATTTTCCCGtgactttccttatcgcaaagagtgcttctcaactcactattttggggtgggattcaatcacataccagcaaatccaGATTGCACAActtggaggtcttgcacaacaaaccctgAAAGGTTGGGATTTTTGTGGCAAGGAAAGTCATGGGAGAATGCACTGGAGTGTGGGAAAACAGTTGCTTTGGCACAACGCCATctgaatgtaaatgtactgccttcaagttgattccgacttacagcaaccctatgaatagggttttcatgagactgagaggcagtgactggcccaaggtcacccagtgagcttcatggttatgtggggattcaaaccctggtctcccaggtcgttgtccagcaccttaaccactacaccacactggctcttgccatctaacctccctgcaaataatTCAAAATGAATGCTTactaaacaggtcacctggatgCACCCACTgatttttttgaaatgtttttcaacatttaaaaaaattgcccactgatttttttgaaatgtttttcaacatttaaaaaaattgccctGTCAATGCAAACTGAGTCCATTGTTCTGGCACaacaagttggaaggggcctaggaATGGCTTGTAAAAGTTGGCAGTTgtggacagtagtgtagtggcaaattcagaaaagcaggctcccttcatgttagtcatagccatgctcCCTTCTTCTCCCCCGTTTTTGCTGATGAGTTGAGAATGCAaaccttgttaatgtcttctcccacaacaacaaatgtctctagcagccaattagcatgaaagcggagtattagctactgaaaagagtcttctctgtggctgactcactcactctgaatggctccagtcagcagcaaaggacaaggaagcatgttagaagactcttctcagtggctaacacacccccctttcatgctaattggcttgtaggatgctggagacataggaatcctgttgggatcctgctcccaaaaaagtaaggggcctaagaccACCCGAgactctggacgactacacctGGTTGTGGATCAGGCTGAGGCTAAAGGAGAGGTTTAGACCAGctctgtaaggtaggccagtagTATTCTACTTCTATAAGAGATTGTGGCTGAAAGGGTAGCTTACAACAACCTTGCAGTGTTTCCCAGGGCTGTCAGACCTCCGACCCCACAttgctgtggaattctctccccgcagaggtgcgcctggcaccttcattaatTCAGTTTTTGTTacatgctgaagacgcacctctttaccctggccctgTACACTGTAGTCCACTGTTGATATACTCCAATTACAGTTTTTTTGGGCAGGCCGTGCTGACAGTAGctttacaacagccctgcagtgcAGTCCACTATTGACACTGCGGCAGATCAGAAGGGGAGCTGAGGCTGATTTGCTGGGTTTCCAGCCATACATTCCCCATACAAGACACCCTCTAAGGTTGCAGAAAAAGTCAACCTACTAACTTTAGCTCCTCAAATTTCCTTCTTTAAAATTTCTGTTGATTTCTATGGACAACTCTCATTTCCGCCctggggatttccccccctccctttttttaaatcaaaatcaGAACTGGAAGTGGCAAGTCACGTTTCgtgcctcttttcttttttcttatctCTATACTGAGCACTGAGCTCCCTGGTTGCTATGGGAACGGGCGCCATTTTTCCCCGCTTAGCTTCGCCGGGAACTGAACCCTCCCAGCAGGCAGTGCGCATTTGACCGCCGTGACCCAAGATGGCTGCGCCCAGGAAGGCGGAAGAGACGCTTTGAGCGACTGGAAGGTAAGTTGGGTGAGGAATGGCAAAGAGAGTCGGAGAGGATGCTCGTGgggcagaaaaggggggggagttgccttataccatggcaaagcattagtccatctagtctagtattgcctacactgactggcagcggctgtccaggttTTCAGATGGGTCTTTCGTAGCCCTCCTTGGAGGcgctgccggggattgaactttctgcatgcaaatcatataTTCTACCCTTGGACTCTTCCCCCTAACAACAAAGAAAGAAATGAGGATTTAAATAGGGATattataggaagctgtcttgcacAGGATACACCAGGGGACCTGTGgagcttcagatgttgctggatgtgatgttcctatattaatgtatatatggtaagtgttggttgtttagaagatatatggtaagtagtgaaagaggagggggagtgaatgggcagtagaatgctagatgattggctgagtgtttaaaatggctgaacgtataaaaggaagagtgagagtggaatcaggggggagaagagaactgagtgggttgcttggtggggtttagagagttgtttgacaggagagagtggagaaggagggaggtggagttcggattagtattgagtaaaaccatatgcttatgtgccttaagaagaaaccttgttaatcttgttagctttgttatctgtaataaatacttaatttggtttaccaaaggcctgatccttggctggggtttcacagaccagaagggagggtaaggtaatgaccaaggctgaaggggaactgtaacaaagggtggcagcggtgaagagaataacaataccagtattcagagtctctgggaatactagtattgggacgttactggtggttgcctagcagggggatctgttgagatgtgtgctagagcggggagagaaaccataagagagagcggtccggactggtggagtccctggtggtgcctagtgacaggcagtagccacgcgcaggtaggaacctgacagggagagccagggaaggacgcctcacactggactacaactcccatcatccctgaccactggccatactggtggcagctgctgctgggaggtggagtccaacaaactCTGAAGGGTACCAAgttggcttccagatgttgctggactacaactctcatcattcttgactattggccatgtgggctgggagttgtagtccatctacatctggaaggtaccagttAGCTACTCCTCTGTGGTTTCACAACAGAGTGTTTCTGAGTCTTTCTGTATGATCACGAGTAAAAAAAACTATATGGGTGGACACCACCACAAACATTTTTCTCCTCTTGAAGCCCAGATTCTAGTCTGTGTTTGCGAAGCAGGAATTGGTAGTTGCTCTGGGTTAATTATACCTAAATGTCATTTTACGATAGCTGACCGTTACTTTTACTGTATGGATTtttttgttgtaaatcactttgatttttttttaaatgaaatggtgatatacaaatatatttataaataaaataaataactgtagGGAGATAATTTTTCTAGATGTGGTATTGAATAAATTCCCACCTCTGTCCTCAGCATTTCCTGGAACTTTGCCTGGACCCCCAAGTTCCCTAGCTCATCTCAGAAAATGTATCTGGTGGTGAACCCTTTCTTCTCTGAGAGGAATCAATTTGGTTTATAACCTCATCTTCCTGCAGAGTTACCTCTTCTTTGCTCCCATCCCTCCAAAAACCTTAGTCACTAAGCCCAGCAGCCTTACCTACAGCTTCTGCTTTAATCCAACCTATTTCCTTTCACCCACCTATCCCaactgcctgtcagtttcctgGTTCTTGTATTTTCCTCAGTAGTTAATCACTGAAATGTGAGGTGATGGGGCTCAAGTGTGATCTGGAAACCTTCCTACAGGTTCTAGGTGTTTGGGAGGTTGTTGTGGTTATTTGATGGTGGGGGAAATGCATTGTATACATCCACAGTGATGTGTTTATCTCTTTTATAACCGTGTGTATTGTGAGGTTGAGTACTAATGCAAATCAAGCTCATCTTCTCTCAGTTATACACTGCATTCTCCGTGGGGTTGAATCTGCCTCCTAACTCTTTCCTTCTCAGATATTCTGTGCATATGTTTCACCTCCCTCTTGTAAGATTACAATTTTCTAGGATCCATTTGTACTAAATTCCTTCCTTATCCATACCCCTCTGCTGGTCCCTCACTTATGggactcccttcctagggatatGTGACTGATCGCTTGAGAGCCACTTGTTCTAGTTGGCTTTTAGTTAAATATCACTGCTGTTTCAGAATGTTGGTTTTAATCTGCCGGTTTTTAGATTGTTTGGTTATTTCATCATTCCCCAACCTGGAGTCCTCTAGATGTTTCAGATTACAACTCCCGTCATTCCTGACCCTTGGTCACGCTAGCtgtggctgttgggagttgtagtccaaaacatttggaggatacAAGGTTGGGGGAGATTGGATTACTTTATGCTGGACTACATATAGTTGTTGTTCCTTAGctgtgaaatgtgtgtgtgtgtgtgatttgtatGTGGAATGTTTGTAAGCTTCCCAAGGATGACATTGTCTAGAAATCttttttaatcatcatcatcaacttcTGCTTTTCCAATCCAGATCTAACCAGGACTTGAATTACCATGTCGAAGATCTCCCGAGCTGCCAAAGCGGTACAAAAGGTGGAGCCTGGAAATGTGATCCGGACAATCATTCGAGCTGGGCAGGCTGTTCCAGGGCCACCCTTAGGGCCTGCCCTTGGGCAGGTATGAATGGGGAGAGGCTTAGGTGAAAGGGAGGTCTGCTGGAATTGGAGTTTGAAGCTAGATGATTGAGGAAATTTCATTTACAAGCTGGCCACACATTTAGGGTATGAGTcagctcctttaaaaaaaaagtctctgtGTGCTGTTTTCTTCTCTGTATTTGGTTAGGATTCTCATGGGTATTTGTCATAATGAAAGGAACGAAGGTATGGCTAGCTGGTTGGAAAGGGGCAGTTCAATACCAGGGCTCAGATCTGCCTGGCAGCTGCATCCTCTAGCTTGGAAACCCCACTCCCTAATTTTTAGCTTGCATGCATATGCCAGATTTATTCTAAATCTTTTTCCCCCGTTTCCCATACCAGTCCTGTGGCAGTAAGTTCTAAAGATGAGTGATACACTCTGTGTGAGCAGGTCCACTCAGGGCACAGAAGAGCACATcattgttaatatattttaatatgcatGGAATCAGCAACTAATTTTTGAAACTTGAGACAATCTATAGTCCTACTGTCTAATCCTAGATGTGTGTAGGGGTTGATTGTGGTTAAAAACACTCTTGACATGATTAGAGGCACTCTCTTCTTTATTGCTTCACATGTTCTGGGGCTAACACCCCCCCCAACTCAAATACCACCCTGATCCAGTTGTAGGCAAAACAAGAGGAATCACACCCACGTAGTTTGATTAGTCATTTCGCTAAGCTCCTTTTCTCAGGAAAAGGGACACAGAGATGGTGGTTTCCTTTTAAGAATTGGGCCTTTTCAGTAATTTTGAAAAGAGAAGAGGGAAATGAACTTGGCTACAGGACTGAGAAAAATAAACACCATTTCCTAGGCAGTAGCATTGCCTCTACCAGACTTCCTCTGCAGTACAAAATAGCACATGCTCCAAGAGTTGGTTGCTAAGACGTGCAGCAAAACTAATCCTGCTGATTCTGAACTTGTGGGGTGCAGGTAAACCTCTGAAACAAAGTGGGAACCCTTGACATAAGTGGACTGGAGGTGGCCTGGTAGTTCCTCAGTTCTCTGCATTGGGACCAGTCAGAGCAGCAGCAATGGCCAAGAGGGGCTGGCTTCTTCCCAGGCAGAGGTGAACCAAATATATGTGCTCTGTACTGTGAGGAGAACACAGTGTGGTGAAGCAGAGCATGGTGCTTCCGTCCCTGCTAAGCTTGGATgcccaagggtgcttccagatgtggACAATTTAGCAGCACCCAGTCGTTGCTATCCTGCTTTTAACCCAGAAGTGGAATAGTCGCTCTGCTTCCAGACCTCTGGAATccaagagttgtatccaactaagctgtactcagagtagacccagtgaaattaatggtcctaagttagtcatgtctaacattggatacaaccccaaataACATTCTGTAGGCCAGATGATCAGTCCATTTCCCCCCTGTCTCAAATATTATGGGGAGGTAGTTATTTGGAccatggtgtgtgtgcgtgtagggTTAAATACTCCCCCCCCATGCTGTCCTGCTCCagtgggaggtggggggaggagaaacaAATATAATTCCTAGAGAGGAGAGACGGACCACTGAGAAGGAATTTTTTAGAGCACAATCTATACAGGTCATTACTGGCTGCATAAGCTGGAACAGCTGCTTGATGGGTCATCTACACCTGAGAAAATGTTTTTGTAAATTGGATTTTCTGTGCTCCGTAAAAGAAAAGGAAGCTGAATAGGGGAACAAGACATTTTGATCACGGTATCATGCAGATGCCCCTAGAAAGTGAGTTGACAAAGCGTGGCTCTCTTGACAGTTAAATGCCCAACCTGGAGGCAactccttcccttccccaaaGGTCTGCTGTGACACCCTTGGTGATCCACCTGTGGCACTTTTGGCCCTCTGCTCTAGACAGAGCTCAGCGGGCGCACGCAAGAGGCAGGTGAGACTATTTGCCAGGCAGCATCCCAGAAAAGGTATCTCATGGACCGCCCCAGACAGACTTTAGTTGCACGTGATGGCCTGTTCTGAGTCCTCTGGAAGTGGAAGggccagtagtggctggtggtgtCCTTAGCGAGGGTTGGGGAGCGTGCCTGCAACACTGGGACCCTtggcttttagtgtggcagtgtCTGTGGAGCTGGCGGCTCGTGGTTTGGATGTGCCACTGGGACTGTTCACCTGTGTCTTGCGGGTGTCCGTAGGGGACTTCGGCTGACGCCCGCGTGTGTCCCTGCGGTTGGTCACCTGTGGTATATCTGTAGGCCCGAGGACACCCACAAGGCTGGTCTGGCATAGCATGTCTGTGGCATGCCTCCCCTGGGTCTCTGTTGCAGCTGCAGAGCTGCTCCCCTGTTGGCTGGGTGCATCTGAGGCCGTGACTGCCTACGGCATCGTGTCCGTGGcccctttcccctgcagcccGGGTGCTTCTGTGGTGCTGCAGCGCCGCGCAGCACTTCAGGGCAATGGCGAGGAAGTTCTTTCCCATGAAGATGGAGGAGATGCGCTGGTCGTGGCAGAGGAGCAGCAGCCCGCCGcgaatgaagatggtggccacgttGACGCTGGCCAGGCTCAGCAGCGGGTAGAGTGTGCCAGGGTGGGCTCCCTGCACCCCCAGCTCATTCAGCGAGACGCAGGGCAGGACCAGCAGGAGGCCGTAGCAGTAGAAGAAGGTCAGGCCCTCGGCCCACAGGGGCAGCACCCGCCGCTGCGGCTCCCACAGGCTGGCCTGAATCTCCAACACGTCCAGCAGGTCCAGGACCACCCAAAAGAGACGCCCACGTAGTTCGTCTTTCTTCCGGAAGCTGGCGGAGGCCTGGGGCACCAGCTCAGTGGCCCCCAGCACCGTGTAAAGGGCAGGGACGCAGACGGAGAGCAGGAGGGTCAGGGTGCGCCGGGCCAGCGGGTCGGGCGCCCTCCCCTCCGTGGCATAGTGCTGGTAGATGAAGTAGAGCTTGATCTCCAGGGCGAAGGCAAAGAGGAACCACAGCACTGTGGCATATCCGCGCTGGGCCGGCCGCACCTCCCCACCGATCCACACTGTTGCGTAGCGCAGCACGAGCAGGAAGAAGAGGTCCCCCGCCAGGGCGAGAGCACCGACGCCCAGGCGGCGAGCCCCGGTGCTCTGCTCCACCAGGTAGACGTCCATCGCCCCCATGGTGCAGACGATGACCACAGCTGCCAGGCAGGCGTGAGGGATGTTGGGGGGCTGCAGCTGCATGGTCCCTTCGTGGgggtagagagagaaagaggagagcATGTGGTGAAGGCTGGGAAACGCAGGGTGGGGAGGCGGGCTGAGGaatcttcccttcccctctcaaGGGagctgggaagctgccttatacacagtccatctagcccagtattgcctacactgactggcagcagtggccctccagggtttcaggcagggttctctccagcccatcctggagatgccgggaccttctgcatgccaaccgGATTCTGCGCACGGCTGAGCTATATGGCCCGTCCAAATCTGTGCGTTTGTTCCTGAAAGAACCGTGACTGTGACCCGTCaatattattattctttattagatttatatacatCGATAAATATGTTCTCGGTGTCTTGCAAGCGCAGCGATGTTAAAAAAAATACGGCATAACAAATTAACTAAAAGCAATAAAGACATCAAAACACGCGCATGCTTTTGTTACAACAGAGACGGCATGAAACAGCCcgaaatgaaaacaaaaagcctaggtgtggtttttttttttttttaaaggtgtttgagAAAGATGATAGAGAAGGTGGCAGGCGAGCCTCtccttggggaggctgttccacagtttgggggggcagggagcaCTTCCGAAATACAAGCAGCGAAAAATGCAAGAGTCGGACAGCCACTTTCACATTTGACTCGTCAGACTCGGAACAAACTGAATTATCACCATGTGTGGAGCGGCCCAGCCACCTATAAACAAAGAAGATTAGGAGAGGCATCCCGACCTCGCCATGCAGCGAATAAAACGTCGGAATGCTCACAACGTGGTTGGTACAACGTGGATGCCGGCTACCTCCTTCCCCTCCAAAGGAGCACCTTGTACCCGGGATGTTTAAAGCCTCCTTCTCAGGCCTCCAGTGTGGACGGAAGGCAAAACTGGCGCCAGGAAAAAAAGACCAGGAAGGTGGAAGGTGTATTGATGGAGAAAAATGAGCATAGCCACTGTCTGATTCCATGCAATCATCTCTGCTGATTTGTCGACAAGGAATCTAAACAAATCTTAAGCCAGCATGGAAGGGGCAGCAGACATCATCGTCTGTCTTTCGGGAGGGAGAGAGTGGAGGAGACAAGCAGTGACAAAATCGGGGCTTTCTTCAGCTGGACTGCTCCTCACAAGAGGGACAACTGTACATTGTGTATCATTTATTTCTTGTAGTATTTTTATATTGTCAACCACCTTGAGTGTCTTGGCAGAAAGGgggtatataaattcaataaacaaataataaaaggcCATCCCCTTAGTAGCCACCAGCCTTATGCCACTTGGTGGGGGCCCCTGGAGCAGGTTTGCGAAGGCATCTACGGGAGGAAGTGACGTTTCGAGGCTTTTAAGCATCAAGAGGGTCAGACTAGGGCTGTAAGGGCTTTGTGGCTTTGGTGTCACAACCCAGCGGGGGCTCTGGGTGGCCACTGCAACCTACTTACGGCGGGGACGTTGGGCGACGTAAGTTACAAAGAGCAGTGATTGTGGAGGTGTGGGGGGCAGGAAAGACTTGCCTCGCTTCACCTGCTTGGTGGCTGGTGCCAGCCCATGGGAAAAGCCTCTCACGCTTCTCTGCTCAGTTGGACAGCCTAGTTGAGTGTGCCTTCTTCATTCTCTGTCAGCACCCATTGTTGGAAGGCTGGAGCCATCGCCTTTTGTCCTAAGATGGCAGATTCCCGCTCACATCCGGTCCCTGGAAATGCCATCGCTCTGGGCCCAGGAGCCTGGAGGGGCCTGAAAAGACACACCAGTTAAAGCCAGCCTGCATTGTCTTCCCTGGCCCGGCTCCTCCCTAACAGAGCCCAAGTGAAGTTTGCACCTGTGGACCAGAAGTTCCTCTTTCAAACCTTGCTTCTGCCATCAGCTTCCTATGTGACCCGAGGGAAGCCCCTCTCAatctctctccaccaccaccagtctGCAATAATAAATTTTGTTAGTTtttaaaggtgccacaagacttcctgttttggtttttgctgcaacaggctaACATGGCCTTTTAGTCCCTCTGGGAAATATGTGGGGGTtgagagtagacacactgaaatgaacgaacctaagttagtcatgtccattaattgcaGTGGGTCTATTATGATGAACGTGGGATGCAACCCAAGAACTTTGTGTGAAGAGGCACCTCTCCTTTGCCCTGAATCTATTTCACTGGTGGATTCTGAATATTAGGAGCGAAGGAGGCAAATTCCTCTCTGCTCCCTTTCTCCTCCACTTGGTTCATAGTTTTCTAAACCTCAGGTCACctttctcttattttatttatttattacatttctatcccacctttcttccaaggagctcgaggtacgtggctctctcccctccccattttatcctcacaacaaccctgtgaggtaggtttggctgagagatggtgactggcccccAGGTCACACCCACTGAGTTCCTTGGCTGAGTGgagttttgaaccctggtctcccaggtcatagcccagcaCCCTAACcatggcaccacactggctctcagccatCTCTTTTCCTCAgcggaaaagccccaaatgttgtaacccttcctcctagcagattAGCTTTCCAGCcctctgatcattttggttgctccttCGTTTTTTCTTTACACCTTTCCCAGCCTCTGTAAtacatttttagatgttttaaatacttttttatttattttcagttgtattgttttatcactggtgcatttgctgccttgggcccctttgggaggaagggtgagatataaatttaataaataaagatgaaAGCAAATATCCTATTTGACATAGAGTGACCGCAAGTGCACTCAGTATTCCCCAttcggctgcaccatagatttcttCCAAAGCATTGCAGCGCTATCAGTCTTACTTTCCTGATAATCGCAACCACATCATTTTCATCTTCCAGTCCTATAATGAATTAACATGTATGAATTATTATTAATGAATCCCACCTTAATCTTACTGTCCCTGCAATGTGCATGTGAagaaagcttgtgtgtgtgtgtgtgtgtagattttgTGGTGAGCGCCTTCAGCAGACTTAAATTTGAGCCAGCGCTCAAGTCTGGAACAGCTACAGTTGCAGTCAAGGGAAGACTGTCTCTGACCATATGCAGAGTATGCGTTTAGGGATCTGAATTAGATGACGGGGGGATGTTTCCAGGTCAGAAGACATAGCATCCAGGCAGCTTGAgtgcccttctccctccccagcaCCACTTTTAGGGATTTGACTTGGGCCTACGCCTCTTCCCCACAGTTTTAAAACTGTCCATGCAGGTACTTACAGCCCTGCAGCTTCTTAACGTGAACTATCTTAAGCTAATTATTGGCACAAACGCACAGCAACCAAGTAGATCTCTCCGATCAACAAAGCTAGAGCTCTCAGGAAAAAACTTCCACCAGTCcatccaccacaaccccaaggtcttcCCAGATCAGTTCAGACCCTGTCAGAGTGAT is a window from the Rhineura floridana isolate rRhiFlo1 chromosome 22, rRhiFlo1.hap2, whole genome shotgun sequence genome containing:
- the LOC133374995 gene encoding transmembrane protein 121-like, with product MQLQPPNIPHACLAAVVIVCTMGAMDVYLVEQSTGARRLGVGALALAGDLFFLLVLRYATVWIGGEVRPAQRGYATVLWFLFAFALEIKLYFIYQHYATEGRAPDPLARRTLTLLLSVCVPALYTVLGATELVPQASASFRKKDELRGRLFWVVLDLLDVLEIQASLWEPQRRVLPLWAEGLTFFYCYGLLLVLPCVSLNELGVQGAHPGTLYPLLSLASVNVATIFIRGGLLLLCHDQRISSIFMGKNFLAIALKCCAALQHHRSTRAAGERGHGHDAVGSHGLRCTQPTGEQLCSCNRDPGEACHRHAMPDQPCGCPRAYRYTTGDQPQGHTRASAEVPYGHPQDTGEQSQWHIQTTSRQLHRHCHTKSQGSQCCRHAPQPSLRTPPATTGPSTSRGLRTGHHVQLKSVWGGP